Proteins from a genomic interval of Lycium ferocissimum isolate CSIRO_LF1 chromosome 2, AGI_CSIRO_Lferr_CH_V1, whole genome shotgun sequence:
- the LOC132047001 gene encoding agamous-like MADS-box protein MADS2 isoform X2, translating into MGRGRVELKRIENKINRQVTFAKRRNGLLKKAYELSVLCDAEVALVIFSNRGKLYEFCSTNNMLKTLDRYQKCSYGTLEVNRSIKDNEQSSYREYLKLKAKYESLQRYQRQLLGDELGPLNIDDLEHLEVQLDTSLKHIRSTRTQMMLDQLSDLQTKEKLWNEANKVLERKLEDIYAENNMQQTWGGGEQSLNYGQQQHAQSQGFFQPLECNSTLQIGYDPITTSSQMTAVTNAQNVNVMVPGWML; encoded by the exons ATGGGTAGAGGAAGAGTTGAGTTGAAGAGGATAGAGAACAAGATAAATAGGCAGGTCACTTTTGCAAAGAGAAGAAATGGATTGCTTAAGAAAGCTTATGAACTATCTGTGCTTTGTGATGCTGAGGTTGCTCTTGTCATTTTCTCTAATCGTGGCAAGCTTTATGAATTCTGCAGCACCAAcaa TATGCTCAAGACCCTTGATAGGTACCAAAAGTGCAGCTACGGTACATTGGAAGTCAACCGATCAATCAAAGATAATGAG CAAAGCAGCTATAGGGAATACTTGAAACTCAAAGCCAAATATGAGTCACTGCAGCGATATCAAAG ACAACTTCTTGGAGATGAGTTGGGGCCTCTGAATATAGATGATCTTGAGCATCTTGAAGTCCAACTAGATACTTCCCTCAAACACATAAGGTCCACCAGG ACACAAATGATGCTTGACCAGCTTTCTGATCTTCAAACTAAG GAGAAATTGTGGAATGAGGCTAACAAGGTTCTTGAAAGAAAG CTGGAAGATATATATGCTGAAAACAACATGCAACAAACATGGGGAGGTGGTGAGCAAAGTCTCAATTATGGTCAGCAGCAACATGCTCAATCTCAGGGTTTTTTCCAACCTCTAGAGTGCAACTCTACTTTGCAAATTGG GTATGATCCAATAACTACTTCAAGTCAAATGACAGCAGTAACAAATGCCCAAAACGTCAATGTTATGGTGCCTGGTTGGATGCTGTGA
- the LOC132047001 gene encoding agamous-like MADS-box protein MADS2 isoform X1, with the protein MGRGRVELKRIENKINRQVTFAKRRNGLLKKAYELSVLCDAEVALVIFSNRGKLYEFCSTNNMLKTLDRYQKCSYGTLEVNRSIKDNEQSSYREYLKLKAKYESLQRYQRQLLGDELGPLNIDDLEHLEVQLDTSLKHIRSTRTQMMLDQLSDLQTKEKLWNEANKVLERKQLEDIYAENNMQQTWGGGEQSLNYGQQQHAQSQGFFQPLECNSTLQIGYDPITTSSQMTAVTNAQNVNVMVPGWML; encoded by the exons ATGGGTAGAGGAAGAGTTGAGTTGAAGAGGATAGAGAACAAGATAAATAGGCAGGTCACTTTTGCAAAGAGAAGAAATGGATTGCTTAAGAAAGCTTATGAACTATCTGTGCTTTGTGATGCTGAGGTTGCTCTTGTCATTTTCTCTAATCGTGGCAAGCTTTATGAATTCTGCAGCACCAAcaa TATGCTCAAGACCCTTGATAGGTACCAAAAGTGCAGCTACGGTACATTGGAAGTCAACCGATCAATCAAAGATAATGAG CAAAGCAGCTATAGGGAATACTTGAAACTCAAAGCCAAATATGAGTCACTGCAGCGATATCAAAG ACAACTTCTTGGAGATGAGTTGGGGCCTCTGAATATAGATGATCTTGAGCATCTTGAAGTCCAACTAGATACTTCCCTCAAACACATAAGGTCCACCAGG ACACAAATGATGCTTGACCAGCTTTCTGATCTTCAAACTAAG GAGAAATTGTGGAATGAGGCTAACAAGGTTCTTGAAAGAAAG CAGCTGGAAGATATATATGCTGAAAACAACATGCAACAAACATGGGGAGGTGGTGAGCAAAGTCTCAATTATGGTCAGCAGCAACATGCTCAATCTCAGGGTTTTTTCCAACCTCTAGAGTGCAACTCTACTTTGCAAATTGG GTATGATCCAATAACTACTTCAAGTCAAATGACAGCAGTAACAAATGCCCAAAACGTCAATGTTATGGTGCCTGGTTGGATGCTGTGA
- the LOC132047000 gene encoding truncated transcription factor CAULIFLOWER A-like: protein MGRGRVQLKRIENKISRQVTFSKRRSGLLKKANEISVLCDADVALIVFSTKGKLFEYSTDSSMESILERYERYSYAERKLNPNDSDPKENWSVERPKLMSRIELLQRNIRHYMGQDLDPLSLRELQSLEQQIDTSLKRIRTRKNQLMHESISELQKKEKALQEQNNLISKKLKENEKTQNGQAQPNSGQNSATFHHVPPSQSHQVPNLTIGGPFGGTREMNTDGSGQALPGFNYSLMPPWMLRHVSNGG, encoded by the exons ATGGGAAGAGGTAGGGTACAGTTGAAGAGGATAGAGAACAAGATAAGCAGGCAAGTGACATTCTCAAAGAGACGATCTGGATTGTTGAAGAAAGCTAATGAGATTTCCGTTTTGTGTGATGCTGACGTTGCTTTGATCGTTTTCTCTACCAAAGGCAAGCTCTTTGAGTACTCCACTGACTCCAG CATGGAAAGTATTCTAGAAAGATACGAAAGATACTCATATGCAGAGAGAAAGTTGAATCCTAATGACTCTGATCCCAAG GAAAATTGGAGTGTGGAGCGTCCGAAGCTAATGTCAAGGATTGAACTTTTACAAAGAAATATAAG GCATTATATGGGTCAGGATCTGGACCCTCTCAGTTTGCGGGAGCTCCAAAGTTTAGAACAACAGATTGATACATCATTGAAGCGAATACGAACCAGGAAG AACCAACTGATGCACGAGTCCATTTCTGAGCTGCAGAAAAAG GAGAAAGCGCTGCAAGAACAAAACAACTTGATAAGTAAGAAG CTGAAAGAAAACGAGAAGACACAAAATGGGCAAGCACAACCCAACTCAGGCCAAAACTCAGCAACCTTTCATCATGTGCCTCCATCACAATCTCACCAAGTTCCTAACCTAACAATTGg TGGGCCTTTTGGAGGAACAAGGGAAATGAACACAGATGGATCGGGTCAAGCTCTCCCTGGTTTTAATTATTCCTTGATGCCACCATGGATGCTCCGCCATGTCAGCAATGGAGggtga